A window of Castanea sativa cultivar Marrone di Chiusa Pesio chromosome 1, ASM4071231v1 contains these coding sequences:
- the LOC142616797 gene encoding UDP-glucose 4-epimerase GEPI48, with protein sequence MAQKNILVTGGAGYIGSHTVLQLLLGGFNTVVVDNLDNSSAIAIERVKELAADFAHNLSFHKVDLRDKPALEQIFASTKFEAVIHFAGLKAVGESVQKPLLYHNNNLIGTITLLEVMAAHGCKKLVFSSSATVYGWPKEVPCTEEFPLSAANPYGRTKLFIEEICGDIYHSDSEWKIILLRYFNPVGAHPSGHIGEDPRGIPNNLMPFVQQVAVGRRPALTVYGTDYSTKDGTGVRDYIHVVDLADGHIAALRKLDEPTVGCEVYNLGTGKGTSVLEMVAAFEKASGKKIPLVTSGRRPGDAEIVYASTDKAEKELKWKAKYGIDEMCRDQWNWASKNPYGYGSPDSTD encoded by the exons ATGGCTCAGAAGAACATCCTGGTCACCGGTGGGGCCGGCTACATAGGAAGCCACACGGTTCTCCAGCTCTTATTGGGTGGCTTCAACACCGTTGTCGTTGACAACCTCGACAACTCCTCCGCCATAGCTATTGAACGAGTCAAAGAACTCGCCGCTGATTTTGCTCACAACCTTTCCTTTCACAAg GTGGACCTCCGGGACAAACCAGCACTTGAACAAATTTTTGCTTCAACAAA ATTTGAGGCTGTCATACACTTTGCTGGGCTAAAAGCTGTTGGTGAAAGTGTGCAAAAACCATTGCTCTATCATAACAACAATTTGATTGGGACAATTACTTTGTTGGAAGTCATGGCTGCACATGGATGCAAAAAG CTTGTGTTCTCATCGTCAGCTACTGTCTATGGTTGGCCAAAGGAGGTACCATGTACAGAAGAGTTCCCCCTTTCTGCAGCAAATCCTTATGGGAGAACCAAG CTTTTCATTGAAGAAATTTGTGGTGATATCTACCACTCGGACTCTGAATGGAAAATCATATTGCTAAGATACTTTAATCCCGTTGGCGCACATCCTAGTGGCCATATTGGTGAGGATCCCCGTGGAATTCCAAACAACCTTATGCCCTTCGTGCAGCAAGTTGCTGTTGGCAGGAGACCAGCCCTGACAGTTTATGGAACTGACTATTCAACTAAGGATGGCACTGGG GTTCGTGACTACATTCACGTTGTTGATTTAGCTGATGGTCACATTGCTGCTTTGCGCAAGCTGGATGAGCCTACTGTAG GTTGTGAGGTTTACAACTTAGGAACAGGTAAAGGAACATCAGTTCTGGAGATGGTTGCTGCATTTGAAAAGGCATCTGGaaag AAAATTCCACTTGTAACATCTGGGCGGCGACCTGGTGATGCTGAAATTGTTTATGCTTCAACAGACAAAGCAGAAAAGGAATTGAAATGGAA GGCAAAATATGGCATTGATGAGATGTGCCGGGATCAATGGAACTGGGCTAGCAAAAACCCTTATGGTTATGGATCTCCTGATTCCACCGACTAA
- the LOC142624397 gene encoding uncharacterized protein LOC142624397 codes for MTTPGYNAYDRGVQHQENLVDNDSFTDIIYLSAFQQLKLDPGRLRPLKSPLVSFSGDRVYPKGIVTLTVTVGSHPQQLTHQLDFLVVDCLSSYNVIIGRPTLNRWKATTSTYCLKVKFPTKNGVGKVKGDQVLARECYQAVLAANENYTWMIEEKEEEKVEALETVELVDKEPTKTTRIKMAGEDQEKTVFIMSQRLYCYKVMPFRLKNAGATYQRLVNKMFSKQIRRNMEVYVDDMLVKSKEESVHLDDLQEMFTILRQYQMKLNPSKCAFGVALGKFLGFMVS; via the exons ATGACAACCCCTGGTTATAATGCTTATGATAGAGGGGTTCAACACCAAGAGAATCTTGTGGATAACGATAGCTTTACGGATATCATCTACCTCTCTGCTTTTCAACAGTTAAAGTTGGATCCAGGTAGACTGCGTCCCCTTAAGTCTCCTCTCGTTAGCTTCAGTGGCGACAGAGTATATCCCAAAGGTATAGTGACATTGACGGTCACAGTGGGGTCTCACCCGCAACAACTGACTCATCAGTTAGACTTCTTGGTGGTAGACTGTCTTTCTTCATACAACGTGATCATTGGGAGGCCCACACTCAATCGTTGGAAGGCGACAACATCCACTTATTGCCTGAAGGTAAAGTTTCCAACAAAAAATGGTGTAGGCAAGGTAAAAGGAGACCAGGTTCTAGCTAGGGAGTGCTACCAAGCAGTGTTAGCTGCGAATGAAAACTATACATGGATGATAGaggagaaagaggaagagaaggtGGAAGCTCTGGAAACTGTGGAGTTGGTAGACAAAGAGCCAACGAAGACTACAAGG ATAAAGATGGCAggagaggatcaggagaagactgtcTTCATCATGAGCCAAAGGCtctattgctacaaggtaatgccctttagACTGAAAAATGCAGGAGCAACCTACCAGAGGttagtaaacaagatgttcagcaaaCAGATCAGAAGGAATAtggaagtatatgtggatgacatgctcgtcaagagcaaggAAGAGTCTGTCCATCTAGACGACCTCCAAGAAATGTTCACTATTCTCAGGCAGTATCAAATGAAGTTAAACCctagcaagtgtgcctttggggtAGCGTTGGGGAAGTTCTTAGGGTTTATGGTATCTTAG
- the LOC142624407 gene encoding uncharacterized protein LOC142624407, translated as MEEDKHRKDIKKKIEASNAKYKAKADKKKMQVIFKEGHPQANEQTKVTNWTLLKIIKARVEEAKGAWPEELPNVLWAYRTTARTPTGETSFRLTYGTEAIIAVKVGINSLRKEFFSESSTDDQLRVNLDCLDEVRDIVSQKMTKFQQKMAAYYNKRMKLRRLNIGDLVLHKVTPATKDPT; from the exons ATGGAGGAAGACAAACACCGTAAAG AtattaagaagaaaatagagGCTAGCAATGCTAAGTACAAGGCAAAAGCTGACAAGAAGAAAATGCAAGTGATTTTCAAGGAAG GCCACCCCCAGGCCAACGAACAGACAAAAGTGACAAACTGGACACTACTCAAGATCATCAAAGCTCGGGTGGAAGAAGCAAAGGGCGCTTGGCCAGAAGAATTGCCTAACGTCCTGTGGGCATACAGAACTACAGCGAGAACTCCAACAGGAGAAACTTCCTTCAGGCTTACCTATGGCACCGAGGCAATAATTGCAGTCAAGGTGGGAATCAACAGCTTAAGAAAAGAATTCTTTAGTGAAAGCAGCACCGACGATCAGTTGAGAGTTAACCTGGATTGCCTTGATGAAGTAAGGGACATAGTATCCCAAAAGATGACAAAGTTCCAGCAGAAGATGGCTGCATACTACAACAAGAGAATGAAACTTAGGCGGCTAAACATAGGGGACCTCGTTTTACATAAAGTCACGCCTGCTACTAAGGATCCAACCTAG